Within the Terriglobia bacterium genome, the region TTATTCCAAAAATCGATGGTGTCACCGATTAAAGTAGCCGGCGCCGACTCTGAGGCCGTGAAGCCATTGGGGCGGCAGAGTTGCAGCCAGGACCGTTGTCATGACGCAATGCGACAAAGCCAATACAAACAGGTTCGGAGTTCGTTGATATACCGATGCCCAGATGATCCCACCGACGAACGTGGCGACCACCAAGGCAAGATTGGGAGCATGCAGGCCAGCAAAGACGAGGGCTACAGCAAGAGCACTGGCCGAACCTTTTCCCAAAATTACCTGCATCCTGCGATTTACGACGGCCTGGAGCGCGTACTGCTGCTGAAGCCCCCAAAGAAAGAGTGGTGCCGCACGCCGCAGGAAACGCTGGGGATCGAGTGCTATGGCAATGTTTATGCTGCCGGCAGCCCAACCGGTCATGAGGAGCATACAGAAGGCAATCAGCATCGGCGTAACCAGAAGGCGCAAAGCGCGCAGGAAATTGTCCAAGCGAAAACCTAGTTCTGACGGCCTCTCGCTGCGCTGCCAATGGGAAATAAATCCGCCGATCAATACCAGGGCGACTGGAATTGAACGTACTCGGAAATCCTTCATCAGGCGCGGGGGAATGACCCATTCACCGGCGAGGACGCAGGCCAGTACATATCCAATCTCGCACCATGCAACAATCGCCGGCTTATCGTGCCGAACTGCCGTTCCCATGCTCGCTCCGGGCCATGCCGATGCAGCGATCAGCCCCATAGTCTAGCGCATCCTGCATCCCGTAGAGCAAATGGCAGGCAGGCAACCTTCCCTTTCCGATAATCCGGGATTGCACTCCAGGGAAGTTCTCCATCGTATCTCAGTGCCTGCACAGGTTTCACACGCCATCCGAAACCGGAGCCGATTTTACTCCGTCTCTGCTGTGAGAAAGGTCGTAAACTGGGAGCCAGTCCGATGTGAGAGGTTGACAATATCCGTGAGAGTACTGCTCATCTCAGCGAATACCGAAACGATCAACATGCCGGTCATTCCCTCAGGTCTGGCTTGTGTGGCGGCAGCAACTTCAGCTGCGGGCCATTCAGTGGAGCTGGTGGATCTGCGTCCGGCACCGGAACCGCACCGGACAGTCCGGGAAGCTCTCGAAGCCTTTCGTCCCGATGTCATCGGTGTTTCAGTGAGAAACATCGACGATCAAAACATGGCAAATCCCAGGTTCCTCCTGGGCCCGGTCAAGGAAGTCATCACCGTTTGCCGCGACCTCTCTTCTGCCCCGATTGTCCTCGGAGGAGCCGGTTACAGCATCTTCCCCCAGAGCGCTCTCGCTCACCTGCACGCCAACATGGGCATCCAGGGCGAGGGAGAGGCCGTCTTCCCCTTGCTTCTGAGTCGGCTGGAACAAGCTGCGGACCTTGCAGGTATTCCCGCCCTGGATCTCCCTGGGCAGCCGGCACAGCTTGGGAGAGCGCGAAGGCATCTCGATTTGTTTCCGCTGCCCGATGTGCACTGGTGGCAGGCGGAAGCTGCGCAGAAAGAGCTCTGGCTGCCGCTCCAGACGAGGCGCGGCTGCCCGCTCGATTGCAGCTACTGCTCGACACCAGCCATCGAGGGACGCACCCTGCGGAAGCGAGCGGCACTGAAGGTCGCCGAGGCGGTGGCCCGATATGCCGGCGCAGGATTCAGGCGGTTCTATTTTGCCGACAATACCTTTAACCTGCCTCCGTCATACGCCATGTCTCTCTGTCGTGAGCTTGCCTCCCGGCGGTTGGGGATATCATGGCGCTGCATCATTTATCCGCTCCTGCCGGACGCAGAACTGGTGAGTGTGATGGCCCAAGCGGGGTGCACCGAGGTCAGCCTGGGATTCGAGAGCGGCAGCGCGCGAATGTTGCACAACATCCACAAGAGGTTCTCACCCTCAGATGTGCGCCGGACGTGCGCGTGGTTCGCCGATCACGGCATTCGCCGCACGGGCTTTCTCCTGCTCGGCGGGCCGGGTGAGACAATGGAGTCGGTCGAAGAGAGCCTGGCTTTTGCCGATTCGCTGGCGCTCGAGGTGCTGAAAGTCACCGTCGGCGTGCGCATCTATCCAGGAACGCCACTCGCCAAGACTGCAATACATGAGGGGATGATCTTGCCGGAAGAGGATCTGCTTTTCCCCCGCTTCTACCTTGCTCCCGGACTCGACAGGCGTTTGTTCCAAACGGTCGCCGACTGGAAGGCGACGCGGCCGCACTGGATATCATGACAATGGCGGGCGTCAGCGTTGTTGTCAATTTCATGACTGCACCGAGGATTCCTATGGTATTACGCGCTTTGATGATGACCGCAGTCAGCCTTTTCGCTCTCACGAACGCAATCAGTGTGATGGCTCAGTCAACGCCCGATGAACACACCCGGGTCTCCGGATTGTTCTCAGGATTGATCGGGGACGGCGGAAGGCGACCCGGGTTCGACATCTCTGCCGGACACCGCTTGAATCGGTTTGCCGGGTTCGAGTTCGATGCGGGCTTCACAAGCAGATTAAGTTTGGGTGAAGAAACCCGAAATTTGATCATCCTCGCGGGGGGGGCACCCTAGGCCTGGCGCCCCCGCAGA harbors:
- a CDS encoding CPBP family intramembrane metalloprotease, whose amino-acid sequence is MGTAVRHDKPAIVAWCEIGYVLACVLAGEWVIPPRLMKDFRVRSIPVALVLIGGFISHWQRSERPSELGFRLDNFLRALRLLVTPMLIAFCMLLMTGWAAGSINIAIALDPQRFLRRAAPLFLWGLQQQYALQAVVNRRMQVILGKGSASALAVALVFAGLHAPNLALVVATFVGGIIWASVYQRTPNLFVLALSHCVMTTVLAATLPPQWLHGLRVGAGYFNR
- a CDS encoding radical SAM protein; amino-acid sequence: MRVLLISANTETINMPVIPSGLACVAAATSAAGHSVELVDLRPAPEPHRTVREALEAFRPDVIGVSVRNIDDQNMANPRFLLGPVKEVITVCRDLSSAPIVLGGAGYSIFPQSALAHLHANMGIQGEGEAVFPLLLSRLEQAADLAGIPALDLPGQPAQLGRARRHLDLFPLPDVHWWQAEAAQKELWLPLQTRRGCPLDCSYCSTPAIEGRTLRKRAALKVAEAVARYAGAGFRRFYFADNTFNLPPSYAMSLCRELASRRLGISWRCIIYPLLPDAELVSVMAQAGCTEVSLGFESGSARMLHNIHKRFSPSDVRRTCAWFADHGIRRTGFLLLGGPGETMESVEESLAFADSLALEVLKVTVGVRIYPGTPLAKTAIHEGMILPEEDLLFPRFYLAPGLDRRLFQTVADWKATRPHWIS